The following proteins are encoded in a genomic region of Drosophila willistoni isolate 14030-0811.24 chromosome 2L unlocalized genomic scaffold, UCI_dwil_1.1 Seg196, whole genome shotgun sequence:
- the LOC124459994 gene encoding uncharacterized protein LOC124459994 produces the protein MCGFGFMAYGFDCCHRSIDFSLMPSIGKPTTKKPPKKKSEMQSIKLKRQNKQFVMRANKTDLTDREKRQRERDREKGADREAKCLCLT, from the exons ATGTGCGGTTTTGGTTTCATGGCTTACGGTTTTGATTGCTGCCATCGCTCAATTGATTTTTCACTAATGCCATCGATTggcaaaccaacaacaaaaaagccgccaaaaaaaaaaagtgaaatgcAAAGT ataAAACTTAAACgccaaaataaacaatttgtcaTGCGTGCCAATAAAACAGACCTGACAGACAGAGAAAAGcgtcagagagagagagatagagaaaaaggGGCAGACAGAGAAGCCAAATGCTTATGTTTGACATGA